The genomic interval CTAACCCCCACCAACCATGTTGGCACTTCGATCTAGAGCAGCTGTTGTTGCTCGAAGAGCACGCACTGCTACGAGCAAATTCCCCTCCTCGTCAACTGTGAGATCTCTCCCACAAGCTACCACCGCCGTAGCTCTTTCATCCAGACGTCAGTACTCGGCGCCTGCTACAGACAGTTTTTCAACTCGTTCGACTGTTGTTCAACTCCTCAGCAACATTGGTTCCAAGCGCGAAGTGCAGCAATATCTCTCACATTTCAGCTCCGTGTCTTCTCAACAATTCGCAGTTATCAAGGTTGGTGGTGCGATTATTACTGAACATCTCGAATCTCTCACATCTGCCCTCGCTTTCCTCAACCATGTGGGTCTGTTCCCAGTCGTTGTTCACGGTGCAGGACCACAATTGAATAAGCTATTGGAAGATGCGGGTGTGGAGCCCCAATTCGAAGAGGGCATTCGCGTTACAGATGGAAAAACATTGGCAGTCGCGCGAAAACTGTTCTTGGAGGAGAACCTGAAGTTGGTTGAGAAGTTGGAGGAGATGGGAGTCAGAGCGAGACCAATCACTTCTGGCGTTTTCGGTGCGGATTATTTGGACAAGGAGAAATACAATTTGGTTGGCAAAATCAACAAGGTTAACAAGGGTCCAATTGAAGCTGCCATCAATGCGGGGTGCCTACCAATCTTGACCTCCATGGCTGAGACTCCTGAGGGTCAAGTCTTGAATGTCAATGCTGATGTCGCGGCTGGAGAACTTGCCAGGGAATTGCAAccattgaagattgtttaCCTGTCTGAGAAGGGAGGACTTTTCAATGCGGATACCAACGAGAAGATTTCTGCTATCAATCTCGATGAGGAATACGATTCTTTGATGTCACAATGGTGGTGCAGATATGGtacaagattgaagatcaaGGAGACTAAGCAATTGCTTGATCTCCTCCCAAGATCTTCCAGTGTTGCTATCATTCACCCAGCCGATCTTCAAAAAGAGTTGTTCACCGATACCGGAGCAGGAACTTTGATCCGAAGAGGCAACAAATTGGCTACCGCTAGCACTCTTTCCGAGTTTGAGGATATCCAGAAATTGAAAGACGTTCTTGTACGGGACCGTGAAGGTTTGGATGCACGAGCTACTGTTGACAGATATGTTGACGGACTCAAGAACAAGGAATTCAAGGCTTATTTCGATGAGCCTATGGATGCTCTCGCAATTGTCCTTCCTCCAAAGTCTCCAAGTTCTCTTTCTAATCTGGCTACTTTTACTATTACCAAGGCTGGATGGTTGACCAATGTTGCTGATAATGTTTTCGCTGCTATCAAGAAAGATCACACCAAGTTGGTTTGGACTGTTAAAGAGGACGATGAAAATTTGACTTGGTTCTTTGATAAAGCTGATGGTAGCTTGTCTAAGAATGGAGAGGTTATGTTCTGGTATGGAATTACTGATGGTAATGAAGTCAAGGATCTCATGACTGAGTTTGCCACTCACGGTAGATCTATGCTCGGAGATGCCAACCTTGAAGCACGCCTTCACCGTGCTGCTAGAGCAGCTACTGGAATGAGTGCTGCCATGTCTGGTCAGGGTGGTATCAGGCAGCAAGCCCGAGCTTTCTCTACTTCTGCTCGTAGACCTGCCGTCAAATCTTCCCGAGCTTCCCGCTTCCCTGCATCAGGACGAGGATATGCTACAACTACCAACCCTAACCCTCCTTTTGGCAAGCAAAACTCATCCAACACCCAACCTGCCAAGGTTGCTTTGATTGGTGCCAGAGGATACACTGGCCAAGCTTTGATCAGCCTCCTTAATGCTCACCCAAACATGGATCTCAGACACGTCTCATCAAGAGAACTCGCTGGCCAAAAGTTGAAGGGTtatgagaagagagatattACCTATGAAAACCTTTCTCCAGAAGATGTTCGCagaatggaagaaaatggtgaaattgattgttggGTTATGGCACTACCAAACGGTGTCTGCAAGCCTTTCGTTGATGCCGTCAACGAGGGTAAGGGTCCTCAAAACAGTGTTATTGTTGATCTTTCTGCCGATTATCGATTTGACAGCAAATGGACATACGGTCTTCCAGAATTAGTCAACAGATCCGATATTGCCAAGGCAACTAGAATTTCCAACCCAGGTTGTTATGCTACAGCAGCTCAGCTTGGAATTGCTCCATTGGTACCATTCCTTGGTGGTCAGCCAACCATCTTCGGTGTATCAGGTTACTCCGGAGCCGGTACCAAACCATCCCCAAAGAATGATGTTGAAAACCTTACTGGTAACATCATTCCTTACTCTCTCACTGACCACATTCACGAACGTGAAATTAGCAACCAATTAGGTGTTGAAGTTGCATTCATTCCTCACGTTGCCGTCTGGTTCCAGGGTATCCATCACTCAATCTCCATTCctttgaaggagaagatgacTAGTAGAGATATTAGAAATCTTTACCAAGAGCGATATGCTGGAGAGAAATTGGTCAAGATCACTGGAGAAGCACCAAGTGTTAAGAATATTAGTGGAAAGCATGGTGTAGAGATTGGTGGTTTTGGAGTACATAGCAGTGGCAAGAGAGTGGTTGTTTGTGCAACCATTGATAATTTGTTGAAGGGAGCTGCGACTCAATGTTTGcgtaagtttttttttttttttctcaaaaACTTCTTGATCATGCTTTGCATTGATATAGAGGAACTGGAAGCTAATGTTATAATAGAAAACATGAACCTCGCATTAGGATTCGCGGAATATGAAGGTATCCCACTTGATTAGATGCAAAAGCCCAGGTCCTTTGAGCAAATGCATACAGGTAGTTTGAATTCCGTGTGTTTTGGCGCCCGaagattaaagaaaaaaTGTGGAGAAAAGACGGGGAGGAcaggaaaggaagggaatttcgaaatcaagTTGATGCTTGGTGAAGCAAATGGGGAAGAGCTATGGATCAATGCGTTGTATATAGAAGGGTTTGGGGAGGATGGAGTAAAAAAGAATCGGGGTGATTGGTGgagtgagatgagatgacgGGGTAAATAGGTTACTTGGAAGATGGATGCGTTACGTCGTCATGAAGGAATAAGTAgtgttggtatcaccatggggatggtgaagtcaatatagtactatggttcacactgttgtaatattgcttagggttctaaaagctaggactacgaaacgtattgctgtagtgccgaaaggcgctagcgcaagcgctagcacggtcacatgatccctatcccgacaCTGGCAACTCTCTAAAGTCGCTGGTAACGTGTCCTTCTAGCTAATTCCTTAAATTCCTTTGTGTAACCACCTTCCTTCCTAGTCTTACACTCCCCCTGCCACGCCTTCTAGTCTCTGTCAACCCACTCTGTGACCTTGATCgtgatggtgttgttgtCGACCAGGTCCTTGAGTGCTTGACACGGCTTTGACTTAGTCATCGCGTCTGCAGGGTTagattctccatcaatccacttGATCTCCACAATCTCTCGTTTCTCATATGCTTCTCGAATCGCCATAACGTCAATCATTAGTCTCTTTTCATTAGTGGTACCAAGCTTCGTGAGACAGTCATAGAGTGACTTAGAATCGATGCATATGACTAATGGTATCTTGCGTGCTGGGAAGATCTTGTCGACTGTGCCTTTGATTGCTGCACTGATATCAAATCCTAAGACCATTCCGTAGAGTTCTGAAGCCAATACGCTTCTGGTAACTCTCTTGCACTTGATTGATGACCAATGGATGATGTTAGCTTTGTCGTACTTGTCCATTAATACAATGATGTATCCTATCTGGGAGGACAGATCTTTGTTGTTAGCAAAAGAAGCATCAGTGAATGCAACCAGTTTGAGAGAATCCATATGGAGTGGTACGAATTGCAATCCTCTTTCTGAATTGTCGATCTGCCATTGAATGCGCTTATTAAGGGTGTTAGCATCCTCTTCCTTTGGGTTAACTGTTTGTGCAGCAAAGGAAAGATCGAAAGCTGCTTCTGGTTGACACATGGTTGCGACATATGCTCCACGGGCACGTTGTGCGACATACTGATCCTTTGCCGTTGCTGACTTTCTCAGTTTTCCACGGGTTCCATGCATATCAGAAGGTTCTGTTTTGACAAGTCGTAAGTTCTCGCATTGCTTCTGTTGATTAAGGTAGATTGATCCATTCTCGTGCTGAGTGATTAGACCTCCGTTGAACTTGAGTGGTGTACTTGATGTCAGTGTTTCACGTTCTTTTGCCATAAACTTCGCATTCTTAAGCTCAGTTTGCTCGCGATCTGCGAACTCCTTATTGGCAACAATGAGAGTATCGTCCGTTTGGAGTCCTACAATGCCAAATGCTGTATCGTCCTTGGTTGTGTGCAAAAGGCATGGGTCATATGTCGATTGTACCATTTTGAGAGCGTCAGTATGGTGCTTGTGGTAGGTGCTGAACCAATGATTGCCCGCTTCCGGGACGCCATATAATGGTCGTACAACTTGCAGGATAAAGCCCTCAGGGACGTCCATCTCTGCTGGTGGTCGTGCATAAAATTTTCGAACTAAATTAGATGCCGATTGTGTATATGCTTGGGTGATGTCGCGAATGCTCATGGTTACCTCGTTCTTGGGTAGCATTGCCATCACGGATAGCATGATACGTTGGCTAACGCGTTGTATGGTAGGTGATTGCGTCAAAACAGCGCTCTTCCCTTGATCCTTCCATGCTTGTATGACTAGTCGAGACTTTGGGAATGCCTTGTCGGTTCCTTCATTCTTAATCTCATCAACGAATCGTGAGTTGAATATTCTTGTGTTCTCGGGTACGTCCACGAGTTTGACGAGTCGAAATACGCCGTTCTCCATTAGTCCATTGACCTCCTTTCGTCTTGATTCAACGAAAATTGTAGATGTTGGGGGTACGGCAGATGCTGCATAGCATTCAGTGTATTCGatgtcatcaatttcatcttcgtccGGAAGGTAGAGTGCTAAACTCGGTGGTGTTTCGTGTTCTTCGCTCTCACTAGAGAAGAATGTTTGTGCATTCGCATGGGCTCGTAGTAATCGTATTGGTGGAATTCTGACCTGTAAAAGACTGCGACCCTGTGGGCCATTAGTTTCATTTGAAGGGGGTTCTTCAGTGCTAGGAGGAGGCTGCATAACTTCgcgaacttcttgcgaagttaCATCATCAGGGTTTTCTTGTAAAATAGTCCCTCCATCCTCTTGTTGCACAGGTTCGATATGTTCAGGTTCTCCCTGGGGTCGATCCTGCTCTTCTTCGACATGAGGCTTAACCTGAGTGGTACGAAACTCTGTTGGTCCACTTGACAGCTTCACAGTACATATCTGATCCCTAATGCCTAGTAAATGGTGTGGTCCCGTCCAACCCTTATGTTCTCTCCATACCCAGACCTTCGAGTTGATAGGTAGGTCGTACAGAGCCATTGTGGATGGTCCATTGCGTTGGCTTAGAGCATCTGAAACTTGTCGTGTAGCCCGTAGTTTATTGATCTCGTTCATCGCCTTTCTGATCGCAGATTGTCGTTGCAGAACTGTAGGTGCTGGTGGGTCAAGATCGGCCATTCGAGGATATGCTCCAAAAACTAGGAGTGTTGGAACCAATCCATCTGGTCCTGCAGTGTCGTTTACTGCCTTCACAGCCATTTGTAGCATCATCTCCTTCGTTGTTGAACTCTCCAGCTCGCTAGCGATGATGGCGTACGCGCGCTTGATGACTGCATGGTATCGTTCGACTGCACCGATTGACCAATGGGCTTCGATTGGGACACTTTTTGTCTTCGTCGACATGGTCGCCGCATACTGGATAAACTCCTTGCTGACGAAATTCTTTCCAGCATCATGTATAATGTAATCCGGTGGACCGGTGTAGGTGTCCATCCAGCACTTCCTAAGTGTATCAAATGTGTGCTTCGCACTGATGTTCGTTAACCACTGTGCTGCTTGAAATCGTGTACCTTCGTCGATAACGTGTAGAATCGGACTAGTGTCGATGTACATCACATCCACTATGATGGAATGGTTGAAATCGACATCATCCTTTAGACTGAACTTGAATCGACCGGGTGATTTACCGTGTTTCTGGCAGTATTGGCAGAACTTGGTAAGTTTGTCGATCTCTTGTTGCGAGACATCGCTATGGCCGGCTCGTTGCAGCACTCGTAAGAGTCTGTGGGCTGATGGATGACCAAAGCGACGGTGCAGACGACGTAATTCTATATCAGTAAGATAGCactcattatcatcaatggTTTGTTGCACGAATTGTTGCACATTTATGCGCCACAGAAGCACTGCATGCTTGTTTCGGCGAACGCATGGGAAGCTCCTCCCTGTCTTGTTCACCACTACTGCATCGATGATATTGTTGTAGTATATGCCGAGTTTGTCCATATCTTTGAGTGATAATAAGAATGGTGTCTCCGCATTCATTACATGGAATTCGACAGTTCCCGGTGGTAAATCGAGATGGAATGAGCCTATTGATTTAGCTCTGCCGATTCCGAACACCACATTGGCGACTCCCGCTCTGCTTTCGTCCAGTGATACATTTTCAACGGTCGTCTTATATGCCATGTATTGCTCATAGCCAACCGTAGACCATTCTGCAGCGGCTGTGTCGACAATGATGCCTTGGAATTCCCTTGCGTCGTACCTGCTGATGTAGGTCGTTCTCTCTTTACGAACTCGACGTGTCAAAGCATGCTCAAAGATCTTGTTGTTTAGGTTCATCATAGTCTCTCTGCCATTTATAGGTCCAGTATGGGTGATGAAACTTGAGTGTGGTTCTTGTGCAGGTGATTCTTGTAGTTCGAATTGCGCAAAGTAGGCTGCTACTTCGCTGTCGGTATCCGGATCGGtgtcttcgtcgtcgtcttGGTTAGGTCCTTCGTATTCGACAAGGAATTGCTCAAAGCTCTTGTCAAAGTTGTTTCTATCCTTGAACTGCTCCTTGTACTTGCTTCTTGATTCGTCGCGCTCCTCCTTGCTGTGCCGAGTCGACCAACAGTCCTCCTTTCTGCAGACGAaacacttcttcttcgttcgTGGTTTGAATGGGCGACGATCGTTGTGCCCGAAACTTCTCTGACTGTACCCACCTCGACCGCGTTGATATTTACGATCGGTGTAGAATGTCGTCGTTTCGTTTGCATGAGATTGCTCCCATGTCATTATAGCTGATCGTAGCTCTTCAAGAAGACTTGGTATGTCCTTCGCAGGGCGAAAGCAAGCAATGGAACATGCTGATACTGGTGCACATGCATTGACGATCTTCTGGTGCAATAGCTCATCAGTTCTCATCGTCGGGCTGAGTCCCTTGTGCAGATGACGAAGCTTCATCACCATCGATTGCAGACAGTGACTCATCGACTTGCCAGCATTATCTGGTTCTGCCATAACGCTCTTGAGTGTAATGCCCTCCCATTGCCGCATAAGATTGCGTCTGTGCTCTGGGCCTTCGAATGTAGTCTCCATCATTCGACAGATCTCTTCTATCGTGTCAGGTATATTACCTAAATTTGTATGGTAGAAGTCGAGTGCAACTTCGACGAGCATCGTAGGGAATGCTTTCGGCAGTAGGTATTCAGGTAAGTCGATTCGTTGGCagttattgatgaatatcgAGTACTTGTGAGTGAAATTGTCGTCCTGCCCACTGTACTTGTCGGCTTTCTCGTAGAGTTTCGTGAGATTTCCCAATAATTGTCCAACGTTGATGGCTCTTTGTGGTATTCTAGGTAAATCGTTCTGAATGCCATCACTATATTCGGGGTTATCTCCGTCGTATCCTCCTCCGTTCCCTCCGCCACCGTTACCTCTGCCGCCATCACTGGAACCGCCATTGCTGCCGCTCGGTTCTCCGCCCGGATGTCCGCTTTGATGCATACGCTGATGCATATACTGTTGATTCGGGTTATGTTGATCATGGTGCTGTTCCCATTGTTGAGGTGACTGTTGTGATGGTTGATTATTGTGGTAAAAAGGTGATGCTCCCGAGGGTTGTTCAAGGTTGATTCGGGGTGGTCCTGGTGGTGGGCCGGTGAATCCTTGAAATGTcggaagtggtggtggtttcCTAGGACTGTAGTATTTACGTGCAATTGATCCGCTTCCTGGTGCAAAGCTTGGGAGTTGCGGGGGTGTCTTTGGTTGTGGAGGTGTCTTTGGCTGTGGTTCTATCGATACCTTGtgttcaatatcaacacctTTACCTTTATCAGCTCTTTCCAATCGCTGTGATATGGAAGGTAATTGTGGTAGAACGTATGTATTGAACCCTGAAGGACCGGCGTGCAGGTCCTTCACTCGAGACATCTCGGGGTCTCCGAGTGGTGCACGTAGTTTTTCAATCACGATTCTCTGTTGTATGCTTCTCGACCGAAacacaaattccttttcgGAAATCGCTTCAATAATCTCCTTAGGTGTCCATGCTCTATAAGGTGATCGATGTGTATCAACCAAAGCTTCATAAACTGGTCGGGTTGTACATTCTTCTGGTTTATCGACGTACACTCCGCACGAGCGTAATTCGTGCCTGAGCTTATACAGGATGCGCATGCTAACTTGTGAAAAATGCGCTGGTGTAAATCCATCGAATGCAAGATTGTAGTCCGCCCACAGCTCTTGATCGTAGTATTTCTGACGCTGGTATTCATAAGCCTTGTATTTGACAAAATCTCTGatctctttcgcatttgcACTTTGTATGTCAATGGGGTGGTCTGTCCATCTCCGTGATAACTCCTCATATTCTTCAGTTGCAATGACTGATGCCATTTTCGATCCAGCACTTGAAGCAGGATTTTCAGGGACATATCTTTCCGTCTGGGGGGATTCTGGGAAAACTCCTGCCATTTTGTGGATAGCAGGcgggtgatgatgaggtaGGTCGATGGTATGAGTGTAGTTGGGATacaacttcgcgaaaagtttgcgaagttatattgtGTATGATGTTGCTGAGCTCGAGCTGGTGCTACTGgtttctacttcttcaatacacGTTGCAAAGAAGAGTCGAATGTAGACTAAAGTTAGTGTGAGAGTCGTCGCCACGTTGCCGACTTCTCTCGATGGTGCAGGTATCAAACCACGTTGGATTAATACTTGCGTAAGAACTGCCGCCACGTTGCCGTCGGTTCTTATTCACACAAGGGCAGGTATCAAACCACGATGGATTGATACAAGAGCTTGTGTCTCTTCAAAGAAATACCAACCTTAGTCACAAACACACGTTGCGCTTGAAATTAAGGTGCCAGGCTCCTGATCTGTGATATCACTGATCAgtgttggtatcaccatggggatggtgaagtcaatatagtactatggttcacactgttgtaatattgcttagggttctaaaagctaggactacgaaacgtattgctgtagtgccgaaaggcgctagcgcaagcgctagcacggtcacatgatccctatcccgacaaGTAGTTTTGCAGTGATAAATACCATTTTTGTTCAGTCAATTGTTAAGTACTCATCTTGGGGGACTTGGGGAAGCCAAAAGTCTTTGGGGCTGGTTTATGTAAGTAAGTCGTGCATGCCATAGGGAGATAGAGCTATCTTGGtaggtatggtatggtatgagTGTCGCTTCACAAAATACTCCATAAAATCATCTCAAGTTGAGTATACCTAGATCACTATATGTATCTTTTTCAAACTAGGGATGCAATTCTCAATGCTGAGGTGTAAAGTATTCAACCCAATTACAAGATTTGAAGAACCTTCGCTAGCAGACACCAACAACGAACGCTATTGCTTATTCTAATCCACGACTGGATATTTATAATCCAATtcccatccatttcttcacaaACATGCTGTGCCCTATAACGAGCCCGTCGCGAGCACATATGTCTCTTCCTCATTCACAGGAGCGGGAAAAAAAGGTTGCGATGCAAACGGCGGACCCCTCCGGATCTCCTCCGCCGATGCAATCACCGCCTCCATAACCCTCCCACCATATTCATAAACGTCCGTCCCAtccctcctcttctcatATATCCTgtatttctcatcttcccaaTACGTCGCCCCAAATGGATATGAGAGCGTATCGTACTTGTCAACGTCCCACTGGGAATCCCGAAACAATCCCCACTTTTCGGCGTCAAATGTCGTTTTCTGTATCATGTGCACTGCGTCCCCAATGTGGGCAAGCGTATCCGTCTCGTACATGCTAGCGAGTTGGGCCATGGTGCCGCGCACGTACAGTCGCTGCGAGGCCCACGattcttcttgatatctgGATGCGGCTAGGATGTTGAATAACTCCTCGCGCGAAACTTGGCTTAGTCCGTGGCCGTGACTTGTGGGCTCCAGTTCTTCTGGTAGCGAAATCTCGAACTTGAGATGCATCTTTGCCATATGGCGTGGTTGCACTGTGCGGCAGAAACTGTACCATGCTTGTTCTCTCGTCATGTGCTTGATACCTTTTGTTTCGGGCAGGCTGCGAATCTGctttttgtgtttgtggCCGCTCTTGAACGTGACATGGGATCCGGAAACCGTCTTGTGCTTGATGACTTTTTTCCAGAGATGAtcgattttcaaaatgaatgTTGTTTGGTATGCGATGAAACAGCCGTAGGGGAACGCGTTGATGATGTCGGGTCTCTTTCTCTGCCATCCTATAACTTCTTCGCGGAGACCTTTGGTGGTGAGACGCAGAGCGTGGAAAGTATCGATGGTTGATGGGCTAATTTCGATCTCTGTAATGGAAGCGACAAGCTCGTCGAAAATCGTCCATCGCAACTCGCGTGGTATTCTCAGAAAAGGGGGGAGTTTGGCGACAGAATGCTTCTGTCTATAGCAGTAGTGATGAGTGTTTCTCGGTGTACGTTTCGGTGACCATAAGACTTGTGGTTCGGACTGGATGGCCAACtcgttttcgttttcatcttcgtcttcgtcttcgtcttcgtcttcgtcttcgtcgtaAATGTGATTGATGGCAAGGACTGAAAACCTGTATATGAAGATTAGAAAATG from Botrytis cinerea B05.10 chromosome 9, complete sequence carries:
- the Bcarg5 gene encoding Bcarg5 codes for the protein MLALRSRAAVVARRARTATSKFPSSSTVRSLPQATTAVALSSRRQYSAPATDSFSTRSTVVQLLSNIGSKREVQQYLSHFSSVSSQQFAVIKVGGAIITEHLESLTSALAFLNHVGLFPVVVHGAGPQLNKLLEDAGVEPQFEEGIRVTDGKTLAVARKLFLEENLKLVEKLEEMGVRARPITSGVFGADYLDKEKYNLVGKINKVNKGPIEAAINAGCLPILTSMAETPEGQVLNVNADVAAGELARELQPLKIVYLSEKGGLFNADTNEKISAINLDEEYDSLMSQWWCRYGTRLKIKETKQLLDLLPRSSSVAIIHPADLQKELFTDTGAGTLIRRGNKLATASTLSEFEDIQKLKDVLVRDREGLDARATVDRYVDGLKNKEFKAYFDEPMDALAIVLPPKSPSSLSNLATFTITKAGWLTNVADNVFAAIKKDHTKLVWTVKEDDENLTWFFDKADGSLSKNGEVMFWYGITDGNEVKDLMTEFATHGRSMLGDANLEARLHRAARAATGMSAAMSGQGGIRQQARAFSTSARRPAVKSSRASRFPASGRGYATTTNPNPPFGKQNSSNTQPAKVALIGARGYTGQALISLLNAHPNMDLRHVSSRELAGQKLKGYEKRDITYENLSPEDVRRMEENGEIDCWVMALPNGVCKPFVDAVNEGKGPQNSVIVDLSADYRFDSKWTYGLPELVNRSDIAKATRISNPGCYATAAQLGIAPLVPFLGGQPTIFGVSGYSGAGTKPSPKNDVENLTGNIIPYSLTDHIHEREISNQLGVEVAFIPHVAVWFQGIHHSISIPLKEKMTSRDIRNLYQERYAGEKLVKITGEAPSVKNISGKHGVEIGGFGVHSSGKRVVVCATIDNLLKGAATQCLQNMNLALGFAEYEGIPLD